In Thermocrinis sp., the genomic window ATTCAGAGCTTTTTCACCCTTATAGGTGTGACCTTTATTTCCTTTTTGATTATAAAGCTTGCACCTGCCGATTACTTTGCCCAGCTTAAACTAAACCCGCAGATATCTCCAGAAACCATAGAGACTTTGAGAAGGCAATACGGACTGGATCAGCCTATACTTATCCAGTACCTAAGGTGGCTAAAGTCTGCGTTGATGTTTGATCTGGGACTTTCCTTTCAGTATCACGCCCCTGTCTTGGATCTGATAAGGGAGAGAATAGGTAACACTTTACTTTTGACTGTTCCTTCCGCGCTTCTTTCTTGGTTTATGGCGGTTCCCTTGGGTCTTCTGGCTGGAATGAAGGATGGGAGTTTGGTTGATAAATTCATAAGGGCATTCTCCTACATCTTTATGTCCTTCCCTTCTTTCTTCTTGGCCTTTCTCCTGCTTTTGTTTTTCTCTAAAAGTAGTTTTTTCCAGCTTGGTGGCTGGCAGAGTCTGATTGTGGGTATAATTACTATAACCTTAATATCCACCGCTGGGCTTGTTAG contains:
- a CDS encoding ABC transporter permease; translation: MLRFILLRLIQSFFTLIGVTFISFLIIKLAPADYFAQLKLNPQISPETIETLRRQYGLDQPILIQYLRWLKSALMFDLGLSFQYHAPVLDLIRERIGNTLLLTVPSALLSWFMAVPLGLLAGMKDGSLVDKFIRAFSYIFMSFPSFFLAFLLLLFFSKSSFFQLGGWQSLIVGIITITLISTAGLVRLMRSATIEILNSPMVLLLKSKGLRGWTFTRHIIKNAMNPFTTLIGYEIAGLLSGAALVEIIVGWPGLGSLMLDAVLATDLFLVMGGLYIGTIMLLIGNLVADLLLAYIDPRVREKEILK